The Rhodopseudomonas palustris genome window below encodes:
- a CDS encoding c-type cytochrome, whose product MARTLGAVIAVAAIIGIAAFWLLTMPATVSADRLSARTANLENGRTAFYAGGCAECHATPKQDDRTRLGGGLGLKSEFGTFYVPNISPDPNDGIGKWIEADFVSAVMRGTAPGGVHLYPAFPYPSYAHAQLDDVRDLFAYIKTLPAVAGRAPPNEVLFPFNIRRAVGLWKLLFFDDTPFTPDPAQSAQWNRGAYLVNSFGHCAECHSPRNALGGIVAAQRFAGGPDPEGRGWVPNITQKGLGDWSAGDIAYFLETGMTPEGDSAGGSMAQVIRNTSQLGKDDREAIAAYIKSLPPVQGPVRPPRKAKAG is encoded by the coding sequence GTGGCCAGGACACTCGGAGCCGTGATCGCGGTCGCGGCGATCATCGGCATCGCCGCTTTCTGGCTGCTGACGATGCCGGCCACGGTGTCGGCTGACCGCCTGTCGGCGCGCACCGCCAACCTCGAGAATGGCCGCACCGCGTTCTACGCCGGCGGTTGCGCCGAATGCCACGCCACGCCGAAGCAGGACGATCGCACCAGGCTTGGAGGCGGGCTGGGGCTGAAGTCGGAGTTCGGCACGTTCTACGTGCCGAACATCTCACCCGATCCAAATGACGGTATCGGCAAATGGATAGAGGCGGATTTCGTCAGCGCGGTGATGCGCGGCACGGCGCCCGGCGGCGTGCATCTCTATCCGGCGTTTCCGTATCCGTCCTACGCACATGCGCAGCTCGACGACGTCCGCGATCTGTTCGCCTACATCAAGACGCTGCCTGCGGTGGCCGGCCGAGCTCCGCCGAACGAGGTGCTCTTCCCGTTCAACATCCGCCGCGCAGTCGGACTGTGGAAACTGCTGTTCTTCGACGACACGCCGTTCACGCCCGATCCGGCGCAATCGGCGCAGTGGAATCGCGGCGCGTATCTGGTGAACAGCTTCGGCCATTGCGCCGAGTGCCATAGCCCGCGCAACGCGCTCGGAGGCATCGTCGCGGCGCAGCGTTTTGCCGGCGGGCCCGATCCCGAGGGCAGGGGCTGGGTACCGAACATCACCCAGAAAGGGCTCGGCGACTGGAGCGCCGGCGACATCGCCTATTTCCTGGAGACCGGCATGACGCCGGAAGGCGACAGCGCCGGCGGCTCGATGGCGCAGGTGATCCGCAATACCTCGCAACTCGGCAAGGATGACCGCGAGGCGATCGCGGCCTACATCAAGTCGCTGCCGCCGGTGCAAGGGCCGGTCCGGCCCCCGCGCAAAGCCAAGGCTGGATAA
- a CDS encoding c-type cytochrome translates to MLRTVIVAGAVLLTASAVMAQQDLVDKTQKLMKDNGRNMMVLGAMAKGEKPYDQAAVDAALKQFDETAKDLPKLFPDSAKGLKPFDSKYSASPKIWTERAKFDGEISDFAKAVDGAKGKVKDVDTLKAAMQPIGKACGSCHENFRQKEG, encoded by the coding sequence ATGTTGCGAACTGTGATCGTGGCTGGAGCGGTGTTGCTGACGGCGAGCGCCGTGATGGCGCAGCAGGATCTGGTCGATAAGACCCAGAAACTGATGAAGGACAACGGCCGGAACATGATGGTGCTCGGCGCCATGGCCAAGGGCGAGAAGCCCTACGATCAGGCCGCGGTCGATGCGGCGCTGAAGCAGTTCGATGAGACCGCCAAGGACCTCCCGAAGCTGTTCCCTGACAGCGCCAAGGGCCTGAAGCCGTTCGACAGCAAGTACAGCGCCTCGCCGAAGATCTGGACCGAGCGCGCCAAATTCGACGGCGAGATCTCCGACTTCGCCAAGGCGGTCGACGGCGCCAAGGGCAAGGTCAAGGACGTCGACACGCTGAAGGCCGCGATGCAGCCGATCGGCAAGGCATGCGGCAGCTGCCACGAGAACTTCCGCCAGAAGGAAGGCTAA
- a CDS encoding xanthine dehydrogenase family protein molybdopterin-binding subunit gives MAPTKLAPTKFGVGQSVLRKEDDPLIRGKGRYTDDVAPASSAYALVLRSPHAHATFRLDANAARGLPGVLTILTADDVTDLGGLPCLFNLPDKPFKAPDYPILARAEVRHVGDAIAFVVADTLAHARDALEAIAVEWTPLPAVIGAARAVEPGAPEVWPDHAGNVLFDAGIGDKAATDEAFAKAHAVAEIRIVNPRIVTNYMETRAAVCEYDAKRDHFTLTVGSQGSHRLRDILCQTVLKIPVEKMRVICPDVGGGFGTKLFPYREYALLAVAAKKLRKTVKWTADRGDHFVGDSQGRDNVTTARMALAEDGKFLGMDVDLIGDVGAYLSTFGPYIPYGGAGMLPGLYDIQAFHCRIRTVFTHTVPVDAYRGAGRPEAAYVVERLVDACARKLSMSPDAIRRKNFIPPRKLPYKTATGKVYDSGDFATHLKRAMEIGDWKDFAKRAKAAKKQGLVRGIGLASYVEVCGTMGEETAKVVLDPDGDITVLIGTQSSGQGHQTAYAQIVAEQFGVPQERVRVVQGDTDRIATGLGTGGSASIPSGGVSVQRATHQLGEQLRDIAADALETSAADLEISDGTIRIAGTDRSISFADLAKRPGVDPAKLNASATFASADGTYPNGTHLVEIELDPATGKIKIVNYVIVDDFGVTLNPLLLAGQVHGGTIQGIGQALMEQAVYNAEDGQLVTGSFMDYALPRAADGAPIIFETHNVPCATNPLGVKGAGEAGAIGSCPAVMNAIIDALWREYRIDHIDMPATPERVWMAIREHERRHRL, from the coding sequence ATGGCTCCAACCAAGTTGGCTCCCACCAAGTTCGGCGTCGGCCAGAGCGTGTTGCGCAAGGAGGACGATCCTCTGATTCGCGGCAAAGGCCGCTACACCGACGACGTTGCGCCGGCTTCGTCCGCTTACGCGCTGGTGCTGCGCTCGCCGCATGCCCATGCCACCTTCAGGCTCGATGCGAATGCAGCGCGTGGTCTTCCTGGCGTGCTGACGATCCTGACCGCGGATGACGTCACCGATCTCGGCGGTCTGCCGTGCCTGTTCAATCTGCCGGACAAGCCGTTCAAGGCGCCCGATTATCCGATCCTGGCGCGCGCTGAGGTTCGCCATGTCGGCGATGCGATCGCCTTTGTGGTCGCCGATACGCTCGCGCATGCCCGCGACGCGCTGGAAGCGATCGCGGTGGAGTGGACTCCGCTGCCGGCCGTGATCGGCGCCGCGCGCGCGGTCGAGCCCGGCGCGCCGGAGGTGTGGCCCGACCACGCCGGCAACGTGCTGTTCGATGCCGGCATCGGCGACAAGGCAGCGACCGACGAGGCGTTCGCCAAAGCGCATGCGGTCGCTGAAATCCGCATCGTCAACCCGCGCATCGTCACTAACTACATGGAGACCCGCGCGGCGGTCTGCGAATACGATGCCAAGCGCGATCACTTCACGCTGACGGTCGGCAGCCAGGGCAGTCACCGGCTGCGCGATATCCTGTGCCAGACCGTGCTGAAGATCCCGGTCGAGAAGATGCGGGTGATCTGTCCGGATGTCGGCGGCGGGTTCGGCACCAAGCTGTTTCCGTATCGCGAATACGCGCTGCTCGCGGTCGCCGCCAAGAAACTGCGCAAGACCGTGAAGTGGACCGCCGATCGCGGCGATCACTTCGTCGGCGACTCGCAAGGCCGCGACAATGTCACCACCGCGCGGATGGCGCTGGCGGAAGACGGCAAGTTTCTCGGCATGGATGTCGACCTAATCGGCGATGTAGGCGCCTATCTGTCGACCTTCGGCCCGTACATTCCTTACGGCGGCGCCGGCATGCTGCCCGGTCTGTACGACATTCAGGCGTTCCACTGCCGCATTCGCACCGTGTTCACTCACACCGTGCCGGTCGACGCTTACCGCGGCGCCGGACGTCCCGAAGCTGCTTACGTTGTCGAGCGTCTGGTCGATGCCTGCGCGCGTAAGCTGTCGATGTCGCCGGATGCGATCCGGCGCAAGAACTTCATTCCGCCGCGCAAGCTCCCCTACAAGACCGCGACCGGCAAGGTTTACGACTCCGGCGACTTCGCCACGCATCTGAAGCGCGCGATGGAGATCGGCGACTGGAAGGATTTCGCCAAGCGCGCCAAGGCGGCCAAGAAGCAGGGGCTGGTGCGCGGCATCGGGCTCGCCTCTTACGTCGAGGTCTGCGGCACCATGGGCGAGGAGACCGCCAAGGTGGTGCTCGATCCCGATGGCGACATCACCGTGCTGATCGGCACGCAGTCGAGCGGGCAGGGCCACCAGACCGCTTATGCGCAGATCGTCGCCGAGCAGTTCGGCGTGCCGCAGGAGCGGGTGCGCGTGGTGCAGGGCGACACCGACCGGATCGCCACTGGCCTTGGCACCGGCGGCTCGGCCTCGATCCCGTCCGGCGGCGTCAGCGTGCAGCGCGCCACCCATCAGCTCGGCGAACAGCTCCGCGACATCGCGGCCGATGCGCTCGAGACCAGCGCCGCCGACCTCGAAATCAGCGACGGCACCATCCGGATCGCCGGCACCGACCGCTCGATCAGCTTCGCCGATCTCGCCAAGCGGCCCGGCGTCGATCCTGCCAAGCTCAATGCCAGCGCAACCTTCGCCAGCGCCGACGGCACCTATCCGAACGGCACGCATCTGGTCGAGATCGAGCTCGATCCGGCGACCGGCAAGATCAAGATCGTCAACTACGTGATCGTCGACGATTTCGGCGTGACGCTGAATCCGCTGCTGCTCGCCGGCCAGGTTCACGGCGGCACCATTCAGGGCATCGGCCAGGCGCTGATGGAGCAGGCTGTTTACAACGCCGAGGACGGCCAGCTCGTCACCGGTTCGTTCATGGACTACGCGCTGCCGCGCGCGGCCGATGGCGCGCCGATCATCTTCGAAACACACAACGTGCCGTGCGCCACCAATCCATTGGGCGTGAAGGGGGCGGGCGAGGCGGGGGCGATCGGCTCCTGCCCGGCAGTGATGAACGCGATCATCGACGCGCTGTGGCGGGAATACCGGATCGACCACATCGATATGCCGGCGACACCGGAGCGGGTGTGGATGGCGATCCGCGAACACGAGCGCCGGCACCGGCTGTAA
- a CDS encoding carbamoyltransferase family protein: MSRQHTYILGLNTYDHDVSACLLRDGEIAFGIAKERITREKHASGFYKEVVDYCLSAEGITMADVDLVVRNCYILPVPEMEDRLIFQDMPGFLPEHERGTARSHPLFRNHTNKVATISHHLAHAYSAFAPCPFEEGVVMIVDGVGSYRADVDEQFPGDDASPLARESESYYKFSGTKLECLKKVWMEPERGFLSDEFYNMPGLGAYYSRASTYVFGDWNKCGELMGLAPYGRPDAIPPMLQFENNKLTVPRWTPELDQPYIMDSPGKWEDSPSMRHWEDLAWRVQDDTERVLLERARWLRETTGAKNLCIAGGVALNCVANGRIAREAGFENVWIQPAAGDDGIAIGCAYYGHLAIQQKQRGFEMKHAYVGRPYADAEVEEATQRFFVKPQINVVRSSEVYKETARLLADQKVIGWFQGRSEFGPRALGHRSLLADPRRAEMKDILNSRVKHRQPFRPFAPIVLKERADEIFEGKGDSPFMLMAKPVAPAWRDKIPAVVHVDGSARVQTVDEETAPDLYYILKEFEALTGVPVLVNTSFNIKGEPIVETPRDAMACFLTTGIDHLVMHDTIVSKNKAHRFINPVLQVYSDVTNLVRSTTAA, from the coding sequence ATGTCCCGTCAGCACACTTACATCCTCGGCCTCAACACCTACGACCACGACGTCAGCGCCTGCCTGCTGCGTGACGGCGAAATCGCGTTCGGCATCGCCAAGGAGCGCATCACCCGTGAGAAGCACGCCTCCGGCTTCTATAAGGAAGTCGTCGACTACTGCCTGAGCGCCGAAGGCATCACCATGGCGGACGTCGATCTGGTGGTGCGCAACTGTTACATCCTGCCGGTGCCGGAGATGGAAGACCGCCTGATCTTCCAGGACATGCCGGGCTTCCTGCCGGAACACGAGCGCGGCACCGCCCGCAGTCACCCGCTGTTCCGCAATCACACCAACAAGGTGGCGACGATCTCGCATCACCTCGCGCACGCCTACAGCGCGTTCGCACCGTGTCCGTTCGAAGAAGGCGTGGTGATGATCGTCGACGGTGTCGGCAGCTACCGGGCCGATGTCGACGAGCAGTTTCCCGGCGACGACGCCTCGCCGCTTGCCCGGGAATCCGAGAGCTACTACAAGTTCAGCGGCACAAAGCTGGAGTGCCTGAAGAAAGTCTGGATGGAGCCGGAACGCGGCTTTCTCAGCGACGAATTCTACAACATGCCGGGCCTTGGCGCGTACTACAGCCGGGCCTCGACCTACGTGTTTGGCGACTGGAACAAATGCGGCGAGCTGATGGGGCTGGCACCTTACGGCCGCCCCGACGCGATCCCGCCGATGCTGCAGTTCGAGAACAACAAGCTCACCGTGCCGCGTTGGACGCCGGAGCTGGATCAACCTTACATCATGGACAGCCCCGGCAAGTGGGAAGACAGCCCGTCGATGCGGCACTGGGAAGATCTCGCCTGGCGGGTGCAAGACGACACCGAGCGGGTCCTGCTGGAGCGCGCGCGCTGGCTGCGCGAAACCACCGGCGCCAAGAACCTGTGCATCGCCGGCGGCGTCGCGCTCAACTGCGTCGCCAATGGCCGGATCGCCCGCGAGGCGGGCTTCGAGAATGTCTGGATCCAGCCCGCGGCTGGCGACGATGGCATCGCGATCGGCTGTGCCTATTACGGCCATCTGGCGATCCAGCAGAAACAGCGCGGCTTCGAGATGAAGCATGCCTACGTCGGCAGACCCTATGCGGATGCCGAGGTGGAAGAAGCGACCCAACGTTTCTTCGTCAAACCGCAGATCAACGTGGTCCGCTCGAGCGAGGTCTATAAGGAAACCGCGCGGCTGCTCGCCGATCAGAAGGTGATCGGCTGGTTTCAGGGCCGCTCCGAATTCGGCCCCCGCGCGCTCGGCCATCGCAGCCTGCTGGCCGATCCGCGCAGGGCCGAGATGAAGGACATTCTCAACAGCCGCGTGAAGCATCGCCAGCCGTTCCGGCCGTTCGCGCCGATCGTCCTGAAGGAGCGCGCGGACGAGATCTTCGAGGGCAAGGGCGACTCGCCGTTCATGCTGATGGCCAAACCGGTGGCGCCGGCATGGCGCGACAAGATTCCGGCCGTGGTCCACGTCGACGGCTCCGCCCGCGTGCAGACGGTGGACGAAGAGACCGCGCCCGATCTCTATTACATCCTGAAGGAGTTCGAAGCGCTGACCGGCGTCCCGGTGCTGGTTAACACCTCGTTCAACATCAAGGGCGAGCCGATCGTCGAGACGCCTCGCGACGCGATGGCCTGCTTCCTCACCACGGGAATCGACCATCTGGTGATGCACGACACCATCGTGTCGAAGAACAAGGCGCACCGCTTCATCAACCCGGTGCTGCAGGTGTATTCGGACGTCACCAACCTAGTGCGGTCGACCACCGCGGCTTGA
- the murJ gene encoding murein biosynthesis integral membrane protein MurJ produces the protein MLKRIFTVGGFTLLSRLTGFARDIMLAAILGAGPVADAFFVALRLPNHFRAIFAEGAFNAAFVPAYAHVYGEKGEASAKLFADRIFTLLFLSQLVLLAVALAFMPQMMSILAPGFTDDPEQRALAIELTRITFPYLLLITLVTLYGGILNVMQRFASAAAASIFLNISMMATLALAAFFPSAGHAAAWGVLISGVLQYFLLAGDLSLHGGLPRFSRPKLDEDVRAFFRALGPATLGSMGTQLALFADTIIATFLPAGALSALYYADRLNQLPIGVIGIAIGTVLLPEMSRQLTAGDDAGAKASQRRAFEFTLLFSVPFVAAFLTVPDEIMRAMFARGAFTRADAISAGTTLAAYAIALIPFVLIRSAVAPFYARKDTATPVKAALTGVATNVVLKFALMGSLAQVGLALATAAGAWINLLLVIFFSVRAGYLEFDRELVRAILKFGVIGVLLGAALWLTAWFAPPYLALLPALRSEAALALLIAVGAVTYGAAILILFGPRWIKRLLRG, from the coding sequence ATGCTCAAGCGCATCTTTACCGTCGGCGGCTTCACCCTGCTGTCGCGTCTGACCGGATTTGCCCGCGACATCATGCTGGCGGCGATCCTCGGCGCCGGTCCGGTGGCGGATGCGTTCTTCGTCGCGCTGCGACTGCCAAATCACTTCCGGGCGATCTTCGCCGAGGGCGCGTTCAACGCTGCCTTCGTACCAGCCTATGCGCATGTCTACGGCGAGAAGGGCGAGGCCTCGGCGAAGCTGTTTGCCGACCGCATCTTCACGCTGCTGTTTCTGTCGCAGCTGGTGCTGCTCGCCGTCGCGCTGGCGTTCATGCCGCAGATGATGAGTATTCTGGCGCCGGGTTTCACCGACGATCCGGAGCAGCGCGCGCTGGCGATCGAGCTGACGCGGATCACCTTTCCTTATCTGCTGCTGATTACCCTGGTGACGCTGTACGGCGGCATCCTCAATGTGATGCAGCGCTTCGCCTCGGCGGCAGCGGCTTCGATCTTCCTCAACATCTCGATGATGGCGACGCTGGCGCTTGCCGCGTTCTTCCCGAGCGCCGGCCATGCCGCCGCCTGGGGCGTGCTGATTTCCGGCGTGCTGCAGTACTTCTTGCTCGCCGGTGACCTGTCGCTGCACGGCGGCTTGCCGCGGTTCTCCCGGCCGAAGCTCGATGAGGATGTCCGCGCATTCTTCCGGGCGCTGGGTCCGGCGACGCTCGGTTCGATGGGCACGCAGCTTGCGCTGTTCGCCGACACGATCATCGCCACCTTCCTGCCGGCTGGGGCGCTGTCGGCGCTGTACTATGCCGACCGGCTCAACCAATTGCCGATCGGCGTGATCGGCATTGCGATCGGCACCGTGCTGCTGCCGGAGATGTCGCGGCAGCTCACTGCGGGGGACGATGCCGGCGCCAAGGCATCGCAGCGCCGCGCGTTCGAATTCACGCTGTTGTTCTCGGTGCCGTTCGTCGCCGCATTTCTCACCGTGCCGGACGAAATCATGCGGGCAATGTTCGCGCGCGGCGCCTTCACCCGCGCCGACGCGATCTCGGCCGGCACCACGCTCGCCGCCTATGCGATCGCGCTGATCCCATTCGTCTTGATCCGCAGCGCGGTGGCGCCGTTCTATGCCCGCAAGGACACTGCCACTCCGGTGAAGGCGGCGCTGACCGGCGTCGCCACCAATGTCGTGCTGAAATTCGCCCTGATGGGCTCGCTGGCGCAGGTCGGTCTGGCGCTCGCGACCGCTGCAGGCGCCTGGATCAATCTGCTGCTGGTGATCTTCTTCTCGGTGCGTGCTGGTTACCTGGAGTTCGATCGCGAGCTGGTGCGCGCGATCCTCAAGTTCGGCGTTATCGGCGTGCTGCTCGGCGCCGCGTTGTGGCTGACCGCCTGGTTCGCGCCGCCGTATCTCGCACTCTTGCCCGCGCTGCGCAGCGAAGCCGCGCTAGCACTGTTGATAGCGGTCGGCGCCGTCACCTACGGCGCCGCGATCCTGATCCTGTTCGGGCCGCGCTGGATCAAGCGCCTGCTGCGCGGCTGA